A stretch of the Dichotomicrobium thermohalophilum genome encodes the following:
- a CDS encoding type ISP restriction/modification enzyme, with product MIESFRDYLSAIRETPLGQHTEYTGRSPLEALLRNFAAQGGYAVQHEPKREAGKGAPDFKLTKGGLILGYVETKPIGENLDKVLKSKQIEKYRELSSNLLLTDYLQFIWINGDSVQRARLCHATDLEKLDFRLTEADAAGVAKLLNGFFSTAPKKIGAAEDLALALATRSQLLRDFIGEEMVRQEREDAAGKLYGLFEVFRDQVFQELTAKEFADAFAQMLAYGLFLARLNSGKTNVTLHNAREHVPGSFRLIRELVDFLPVLTNPNYGDIRWVVEEILSIVNGTDIAAIHEDLSFRQRKVRRGVRARSEDEARLFERDPFVYFYEDYLSRYDPTLRESRGVYYTPPPVVNFIVRAIDDILKDKDTFNIKAGLADHNSVTVLDFACGTGTFLVEVFERIFSNIGGPDSGKAALVVREHMLRNIYGFEYLIAPYTIAHLKLSQYLKDKKHELSDDERLLIYLTNTLEPIDPQKNLLLPELTKEVEAAQRVKDKPILVITGNPPYSGHSRNMGPHAWASVQEYKKGFPDLDKPGQGKWLQDDYVKFIRFAQMKMDAVEEGIVGVITNHSYLDNPTFKGMRKSLMQTFDQIYILDLHGNAKKQERAPDGGDDQNVFDIQQGVAIAFFVKKPEVEKGVWHADLWGKRLSKYEACASGEFSRMDWQAVTPSAPLYLFHPWDEDIGRKYEKFWSVPAIFAPLGDPAPGIVTTHDQFAISFTREEAIEKVERLLATKTEAEARQLFRLCSQSQWSYEKAKKKLADGSWRTKVVPILYRPFDVRWTIWDSHVAVHRRERVMSHMLGPNFGLIFVRQISHAAQDISTYALVADSPVDNRTFLSSKGTAFLAPLYMNTDYKIYENISHDFRAFIDKRYEHHYTPEEIQGFIYAILHAATYREEYAEFLRMDFPRIPFPEDKADFEALSELGWDLIQKHLLRDIPDTGLGKYQGKGENHVERPRYAEAEQAIYINETQKFEPVPPEVWNFHIGGYQVMEKYLKDRKGRTLTLDEITNVENIANVLAFTIEQMEKIDAAYLAAFADRG from the coding sequence ATGATCGAAAGTTTCCGAGATTACCTGTCTGCAATTCGTGAGACTCCTCTCGGTCAACACACGGAATATACCGGTCGCTCCCCCCTTGAGGCGCTTTTGCGCAATTTCGCCGCCCAGGGTGGGTACGCCGTCCAGCACGAACCGAAACGCGAAGCCGGCAAGGGCGCGCCTGACTTCAAGCTCACCAAGGGCGGGTTGATCCTTGGCTATGTCGAAACGAAGCCGATAGGCGAAAACCTCGACAAGGTCCTGAAATCAAAGCAGATCGAGAAATATCGCGAACTGTCGAGCAATCTACTTCTTACAGACTATCTCCAGTTTATCTGGATCAACGGCGATAGCGTTCAGCGCGCGCGGCTGTGTCATGCGACCGACCTTGAGAAACTGGATTTCCGGCTAACAGAGGCTGATGCCGCCGGGGTCGCGAAGTTGCTGAACGGCTTCTTCTCCACAGCGCCAAAGAAAATCGGGGCAGCCGAAGACCTCGCTCTGGCGCTTGCCACGCGCAGTCAACTCCTTCGTGACTTCATTGGCGAAGAAATGGTGCGGCAAGAGCGCGAGGATGCAGCAGGAAAGCTCTATGGCCTGTTCGAGGTATTTCGCGATCAGGTGTTCCAAGAGCTTACTGCTAAGGAGTTCGCCGACGCCTTCGCGCAGATGCTGGCTTACGGCCTTTTCCTCGCCCGGCTGAACTCAGGCAAGACAAACGTTACGCTGCATAATGCGCGCGAACATGTGCCGGGTTCGTTTCGGCTCATCCGTGAGCTTGTGGATTTCCTGCCTGTACTAACCAATCCCAACTACGGCGACATCCGCTGGGTGGTGGAGGAAATACTTTCCATCGTGAATGGCACGGACATCGCCGCCATCCACGAGGACCTGTCTTTTCGTCAGCGCAAGGTGCGCCGCGGCGTCAGGGCGCGGAGCGAGGATGAGGCGCGGCTGTTTGAGCGCGACCCGTTCGTCTATTTCTACGAGGACTATCTTTCCCGCTACGATCCGACCTTGAGGGAGTCGCGTGGCGTCTACTACACGCCGCCGCCGGTGGTCAATTTCATTGTCCGCGCCATAGATGACATCCTGAAGGACAAGGACACTTTCAATATCAAAGCCGGGCTGGCGGACCACAACAGCGTCACCGTTCTCGATTTCGCCTGCGGCACGGGCACCTTCCTGGTCGAGGTGTTCGAGCGCATTTTCTCAAACATCGGCGGGCCGGACTCTGGCAAGGCTGCATTGGTCGTGCGCGAGCATATGCTCAGGAACATCTACGGGTTTGAATATCTCATCGCGCCCTACACCATCGCCCACCTAAAGCTGTCGCAATATCTGAAAGACAAAAAACACGAACTGAGTGATGACGAACGGCTGCTGATCTATCTCACCAACACGCTGGAACCGATTGATCCGCAGAAGAACCTGCTGCTGCCGGAGCTGACCAAGGAGGTCGAGGCGGCGCAGAGGGTCAAGGATAAGCCCATCCTCGTCATCACAGGCAACCCGCCCTATTCGGGGCATTCGCGTAACATGGGACCTCATGCGTGGGCGTCCGTACAGGAATACAAGAAGGGTTTCCCGGACCTCGACAAGCCCGGTCAGGGGAAGTGGCTGCAGGACGATTATGTCAAGTTTATCCGCTTTGCGCAGATGAAGATGGATGCAGTCGAAGAAGGGATTGTTGGGGTCATCACAAATCACTCCTATCTCGACAACCCGACCTTCAAGGGCATGCGCAAGTCGCTCATGCAGACGTTCGACCAAATCTACATCCTTGATCTGCATGGCAATGCGAAAAAACAGGAGCGGGCGCCCGACGGAGGCGATGATCAGAACGTGTTTGATATTCAGCAAGGTGTCGCCATTGCATTCTTCGTCAAAAAGCCTGAAGTCGAGAAAGGCGTCTGGCACGCCGATCTATGGGGCAAGCGTCTGTCGAAGTACGAAGCCTGTGCGAGCGGCGAATTTTCGCGAATGGATTGGCAGGCAGTTACGCCTTCGGCTCCGCTATACCTGTTTCACCCTTGGGATGAAGATATTGGTCGAAAGTACGAAAAATTCTGGTCCGTTCCGGCGATCTTTGCGCCGCTTGGCGATCCCGCACCGGGAATAGTGACGACCCACGATCAGTTTGCGATCTCGTTCACTCGGGAAGAGGCGATAGAGAAAGTGGAACGTCTGCTGGCCACAAAAACAGAGGCGGAAGCGCGGCAGCTTTTCAGGCTCTGCTCCCAATCACAGTGGAGCTACGAAAAGGCAAAGAAAAAACTTGCCGACGGTTCGTGGCGCACGAAGGTTGTTCCGATTTTATACCGTCCGTTCGATGTCAGATGGACTATTTGGGATAGTCACGTTGCCGTTCATCGGCGTGAGCGCGTTATGAGCCACATGCTTGGACCGAATTTTGGTTTAATCTTTGTCCGACAAATTTCTCACGCTGCTCAAGACATTTCGACTTACGCTCTTGTTGCTGATAGTCCCGTTGATAATCGTACATTCTTGAGTAGCAAAGGTACTGCATTTTTAGCCCCTCTCTATATGAATACGGATTATAAAATCTACGAAAATATTTCCCATGATTTCCGGGCCTTTATCGACAAACGCTACGAGCACCACTACACGCCCGAGGAAATCCAGGGCTTCATATACGCCATACTGCATGCGGCGACTTATCGAGAGGAATATGCCGAGTTTCTGCGCATGGACTTCCCGCGCATACCCTTCCCCGAGGACAAGGCTGACTTTGAAGCGCTGTCGGAGCTTGGCTGGGACCTGATACAAAAGCATCTGCTGCGCGACATACCGGACACGGGGCTTGGCAAGTATCAGGGCAAGGGCGAGAACCATGTCGAGAGACCGCGCTACGCGGAGGCCGAGCAGGCGATTTACATCAACGAAACGCAGAAGTTCGAGCCAGTGCCCCCAGAGGTCTGGAACTTTCACATCGGCGGCTATCAGGTGATGGAGAAGTACCTCAAAGATCGCAAGGGGCGGACGCTAACGCTCGACGAGATTACCAACGTGGAGAACATCGCGAACGTCCTCGCCTTCACCATCGAGCAGATGGAAAAGATCGACGCGGCCTACCTCGCCGCCTTCGCGGATCGTGGATAA